The region AAATGAAGCTGCTCTACTTCGTCGTAAATGGCAATGGAGGCCACCCGCGTTTGCCCCGGCAAATTCCCGCCAATCATCAGGACCAGCCCAAATTCACCGATGGTATGCGCAAAAGTCAGGACAACGCCGGTCAGTAACGCGGGTTTGCAGTTGGGCAGCAACACCCGCCAGAACGTTCGTATGGGCGATTGACCCAGCGTATAAGCCGCTTCCCGCCACGAAACGGGCAGATTTTCCAACCCTGCCTGAATGGGGTGAACCATAAACGGCAAACTATACAGCAGGGAGGCCACAACCAGCCCCTCGAACGAAAAGACCAGTTGAATATCAACCGTTTTCAATAGCCAGGCACCAAGTGCACTGGTCGGGCTGAACGCCAGCAGCAGGTAAAAGCCCACGACCGAAGGCGGCAAGACCAGCGGCAGGCTGATGAGGGCTTCGACGACTGGCTTGAGTCGAAAGCGGCTAAGCGCCAGCCATCCGGCCAGCGGCACGCCGATCAGGAGGAGTAAAACGGTGGTGATACCCGCAAGGCGCAGGGTTAGCCAGATGGGTTCCCAGTCAATGGGCATGAGCAACAAAATCAGGAAGCGGGTGAACGGTAGCCAAACTGCTGCAAAATACGGCGGGCATCCGGACTACGCAAAAACGCAACGAACTGCCGGGCGGCTTTTTCCTGACTCGTTCGTTTTAAAATCACCACTCCCTGTGCAATAGGCGAATAGCCCGTTTGCGGCAAATCGACCCAGTGGCCTTTCTTATTCAGGCTGGGGTCAAGTACCACCGATTTGGCTGTAAATCCTACCTCGGCTGCACCCGATAAGACGTATTGATTGACCTGCGCGATGCTCTCACCGTAGACTAGTTTGGGCTTTACTTTATCCAACAGCTTTTTATGGGTCAGATAGGCAATGGCCGCTTCGCCATAGGGTGCCGTACTCGGATTGGCAATAGCCACGTGCCGGACAGACGCATCCGTTAAGGCCTTTAAATCAGCTTTGATTGGCAGTTCGCTCGTTGTCCACAGCACCAGCGACCCGTAAGCATAGACTACCGGAGCGTCGACCGTTAAGCCTGCTTTGTGCAGTGTTTCCGGGTACTGCATATCCGCCGACAGGAATACATCGTAGGGCGCTCCCTGCTGGATCTGGGTGGTGAGTTTACCGGACGAGTTGACAATCGTTTCCAGTTCAATTCCTGTTTTTTTCTTATAGGCCGTCTTCAGTTGCTCCATCACAAACTGCGCATTGGCCGCCACCGCCACCCGGAGCGATTGCGCCAGCAGGGTAACGGGACAGAGCAGCAGACACAGAATTAGTTTTTTCATAAATAGATCGGGGACTTAGTTGGCGGCCTTTACCTCAATTGATTTCACATCCCGAATCCAGCGGGCGGGCTTTTTCTCATCGGGGACGATGACCCGATACGGCCCAATACCCGGCGCCAATGGTTTTCCATCGACGCTGTCGGCCAGTAAAATAACCCGGGAGGCAAATTCAGGATCGAGTTCGGGCAGGGCGAAGACGACTTCGTAGCCATCACCAGCTTTTACAAGAACGTATTTCGTCAGGTTTTTACCCCGCAGCTCCCCTCCCAACGTTGTTCCGGCCTGTTTGAGCAGGTCGAACAGCGAAACGCCCGAATAGCGATGTGTAGCACCGTCCTTATCTTTTGCCGAAACGTCCGAATGCGGCATTGCCTTCAGGTCAGCAGCTTGTAAGGTCAGCGGTTTCGTTACCTGACCGGAGACGGTCAGAACGGGTTGCGCTTGTGCTCTGACAGTTGCCAGACCTACCAATGCAAGCAGGGCTATACCGCCCCACCAAATAGACCTGCGTGATGTCTGCTGACCCATACCCGACGTTTGTTGTGTAAAAATGAGGTATCGTTATTTTCACACAAACATAACGCATGTTTCACTCTGGCGCAAGGCCGGGCCACGTTGGCTCTGCCTTGCGCCATTACATAAACTCAATCCGGAATTCGGTCCAGCCAGTCTCGTTAGTTTTGAGCGAGAAGGGAAACTGATGACTGAGAAGGATTTCCCGGGTGAGTGTAAGTCCGATGCCCTGACCTTCGGGCTTCGTACTGTAGAACGGGTTGAATAGATTGGGCGCTACGTCATCGGGAATAGGTTGCCCGTCGTCGCGAATCAGGAGATAAGCGGGGGTATCGATAACCTCAACATGCTGCCCGGCCTCGCAGGCATCGAGGGCGTTTTTGATGACGTTGATCAGCACCTGCTCCATCTGCTCGGTGTCAATAAGCTGCCTGTTTACCGCAGTAGACAAAGCCGTCAATACGACACCCTTACCCGACGCCTGATGCTGTAGTAATTGTACGACATTACGCACCAGTTCATTCACATCGACGGACCGTTTTTGTGGCTGGGGCAACCGGACAACCTCGGCAAATCGACTCATGAAGCGATTCAGGCGGTTGTTCCGCTCAATAGCGACCGTTATCGCGTGCTTTACATCCGGTTCGTTGACGTAAGAGGTGGTCACGTCGAGGATGGAGTTGACGGCTCCGATGGAGTTGTTTACCTCATGCGCCATCATCCGAATCACTTTGCTGTACGATTTCCGCTCGCTTGCCAGAATTTCGGGCGTCAGCTCTTCAATGATCAAAAACGACCGCCGGAAGCCGCGATCCATGAAGTTGGACCGGAGTACTTTAAATGTTTCAATGCCGTTCGGCTTCATCACCCGCGATTGACCGTCTTCCAGATCGGCCATCTGGGCCAGCAAAGAAAATCCAATATCGGTAAGCGGTTTTCCAACTACCTGATCGGGCAGAACCGATAACAGCTGGCTGGCCCGGGGGTTGATGGACGCAATATTTCCATCAAAATCGAAGATTAGTATGGCAATCGGGGCCGCTTCTACGAGTTTATTAAGGAAGAACTGCTGCTCTACCTGCCGTGTGCGCTCCTGCCGCAGCTGGTCGATCATGAGGTTGTATACAGTGATGAGTTCATCGACTTCCTGATTACCCGTCGGCACAAATTTGACCGTAAAATCTTTATCCCGGATAGCCTCGATCCCAGATGCAATGAACTCGGACGGTTGCTGAAACGCCCGGTAGATGCGCGTTGCCACATACCCCGAAATAAGAATCAGGACTTCCGACGCAATGAACAGGAGTTTATTTTCGCGCAGCTCCCAGCCAACCAGCCCCACGAGCACGAGGTGCAGCAGGGTGATGTAAATCAGGTAACGCGTTCGCAGGGGTAGCTTCATTCCTCCGTGGTGTAAGGAATGCCAAATTTCTCCAATCGGCGGTAGAGTGCAAAACGGGTGATGCCCAGCGCCCGCGCCACTTTCGCTACGCGGTTCTGGTGAAACGCCATAGCCCGCTGAATCATCTGGTATTCCATTTCTTCCAGTGTCATGGTGCCTACGTCGGGCATAGCCCGCTGGGGTTGGAGCACGGCACCCGCCGTTAGATTTCGCTCGAAATCGTCCGGCTGTAGCTCATCATTGGCCGACAGGAGAACGGTGCGTTCAACTACGTTTTTCAGCTGACGGATATTTCCCGGCAATGCCAGATTTTTTAGCCATTTCTGGGCCGTCGGGCTTACCCGCAAATCAGGACGGCCATAGATCATTTTCAGGTTATTGACAAAATAGGTCACCAACAGCGGTATGTCGCCAGGACGTTCGCGCAGGGCGGGGAGCCGAACCGAAATCAGATTGATCCGGTAAAACAGATCTTCCCGGAACTGGCCCTTACTAACCATATCCTCCAAATTTCGGTTGGTGGCGCAGATAACCCGCACATCGACGGTGCGGGATTTACTGCTGCCCAGTGGCTCAAAGGTGCGATCCTGCAACACCCGCAGGAGCTTTACCTGACTGGCTGGGTCGAGGTCGCCGATTTCGTCCAGAAAAATGGTCCCCTTGTTTGCCAGTTCGAAACGACCCACCCGGTCAGTTTTGGCGTCGGTAAACGCCCCGCGCACATGCCCGAACAGTTCACTTTCGAACAGCGTTGCCGATATGCCGCCCAGATTCACTTTTACAAACGGCTGGCGGTGGCGTCGGCTGTTCTGGTGAATGGCTTCGGCGACGAGTTCTTTACCGGTACCGCTTTCGCCGGTAATGAGCACGGGCGCATCGGTGGGTGCCACCCGCCCGATAGTCGTCAGGATGTCGAGTAGGTTGGGGTCTTCACCCACGATGTTATCAAAGCGAAACTGCTGATCAAGCTTCCGGCGATTGGGAGACGAAGGTGCTGTCTGTGCCAGGTTCAACGCCGTTCGCACTGATTGCACCAGATGATCGTTCTGCCAGGGTTTGGTAATAAAATCTTTTGCTCCTGCTTTCATGCCCTCCACGGCCAGGTCGATACTCCCCCAGCCCGTTATCAGAATGACCGGTACCAGGGGTATCCGTTCCCGAAGCCGACGCAACAGCCGAAGTCCATCATCGCCCGTTGTCGACACCGAGAAGTTCATATCGAGCAAAATCAGCTCTGGCGTTTCCTTCTCCAGCATCTCAAACGTCTCGAAAGGCCCGTCGGCCACGCGAACGGCGAATCCTTCCTTCCTGAAAAGCAGGGAAAGTGAGGTCTGAATGGCGATATCGTCGTCTATGATGAGGAGCATTCGTCAATGAATTAAAAATGAAGAATGTAGAATGAATAATAAAGTATGCTACTCGTGT is a window of Spirosoma linguale DSM 74 DNA encoding:
- a CDS encoding molybdate ABC transporter, inner membrane subunit (TIGRFAM: molybdate ABC transporter, inner membrane subunit~PFAM: binding-protein-dependent transport systems inner membrane component~KEGG: lhk:LHK_02459 ModB), whose translation is MPIDWEPIWLTLRLAGITTVLLLLIGVPLAGWLALSRFRLKPVVEALISLPLVLPPSVVGFYLLLAFSPTSALGAWLLKTVDIQLVFSFEGLVVASLLYSLPFMVHPIQAGLENLPVSWREAAYTLGQSPIRTFWRVLLPNCKPALLTGVVLTFAHTIGEFGLVLMIGGNLPGQTRVASIAIYDEVEQLHFETAHAYAALLLGLSFAILLLVYAINKRVTV
- a CDS encoding molybdenum ABC transporter, periplasmic molybdate-binding protein (TIGRFAM: molybdenum ABC transporter, periplasmic molybdate-binding protein~PFAM: extracellular solute-binding protein family 1~KEGG: lhk:LHK_02457 ModA) — translated: MKKLILCLLLCPVTLLAQSLRVAVAANAQFVMEQLKTAYKKKTGIELETIVNSSGKLTTQIQQGAPYDVFLSADMQYPETLHKAGLTVDAPVVYAYGSLVLWTTSELPIKADLKALTDASVRHVAIANPSTAPYGEAAIAYLTHKKLLDKVKPKLVYGESIAQVNQYVLSGAAEVGFTAKSVVLDPSLNKKGHWVDLPQTGYSPIAQGVVILKRTSQEKAARQFVAFLRSPDARRILQQFGYRSPAS
- a CDS encoding oxidoreductase molybdopterin binding protein (PFAM: oxidoreductase molybdopterin binding~KEGG: cak:Caul_2730 hypothetical protein); protein product: MGQQTSRRSIWWGGIALLALVGLATVRAQAQPVLTVSGQVTKPLTLQAADLKAMPHSDVSAKDKDGATHRYSGVSLFDLLKQAGTTLGGELRGKNLTKYVLVKAGDGYEVVFALPELDPEFASRVILLADSVDGKPLAPGIGPYRVIVPDEKKPARWIRDVKSIEVKAAN
- a CDS encoding PAS/PAC sensor signal transduction histidine kinase (PFAM: ATP-binding region ATPase domain protein; histidine kinase HAMP region domain protein~SMART: ATP-binding region ATPase domain protein; PAS domain containing protein~KEGG: sdn:Sden_2846 ATP-binding region, ATPase-like protein), with the translated sequence MKLPLRTRYLIYITLLHLVLVGLVGWELRENKLLFIASEVLILISGYVATRIYRAFQQPSEFIASGIEAIRDKDFTVKFVPTGNQEVDELITVYNLMIDQLRQERTRQVEQQFFLNKLVEAAPIAILIFDFDGNIASINPRASQLLSVLPDQVVGKPLTDIGFSLLAQMADLEDGQSRVMKPNGIETFKVLRSNFMDRGFRRSFLIIEELTPEILASERKSYSKVIRMMAHEVNNSIGAVNSILDVTTSYVNEPDVKHAITVAIERNNRLNRFMSRFAEVVRLPQPQKRSVDVNELVRNVVQLLQHQASGKGVVLTALSTAVNRQLIDTEQMEQVLINVIKNALDACEAGQHVEVIDTPAYLLIRDDGQPIPDDVAPNLFNPFYSTKPEGQGIGLTLTREILLSHQFPFSLKTNETGWTEFRIEFM
- a CDS encoding two component, sigma54 specific, transcriptional regulator, Fis family (PFAM: sigma-54 factor interaction domain-containing protein; helix-turn-helix Fis-type; response regulator receiver; ATPase associated with various cellular activities AAA_5~SMART: response regulator receiver; AAA ATPase~KEGG: mxa:MXAN_7143 sigma-54 dependent DNA-binding response regulator); the protein is MLLIIDDDIAIQTSLSLLFRKEGFAVRVADGPFETFEMLEKETPELILLDMNFSVSTTGDDGLRLLRRLRERIPLVPVILITGWGSIDLAVEGMKAGAKDFITKPWQNDHLVQSVRTALNLAQTAPSSPNRRKLDQQFRFDNIVGEDPNLLDILTTIGRVAPTDAPVLITGESGTGKELVAEAIHQNSRRHRQPFVKVNLGGISATLFESELFGHVRGAFTDAKTDRVGRFELANKGTIFLDEIGDLDPASQVKLLRVLQDRTFEPLGSSKSRTVDVRVICATNRNLEDMVSKGQFREDLFYRINLISVRLPALRERPGDIPLLVTYFVNNLKMIYGRPDLRVSPTAQKWLKNLALPGNIRQLKNVVERTVLLSANDELQPDDFERNLTAGAVLQPQRAMPDVGTMTLEEMEYQMIQRAMAFHQNRVAKVARALGITRFALYRRLEKFGIPYTTEE